DNA sequence from the Thauera sedimentorum genome:
ACTGCTCGCCGCCGAGGCGCGCGCCCATGAACTGCAGGAGCGCATCGGTGCCCTGCGGCGCGACACCCAGGCCATGCAGAACCAGCTGCACGGCGAGCAGGTCGAGCTGCTCAAGCTCAGCCAGGCGCGCAGCCGCGCGCTGGAGCGCCGCCAGCAGATCGACCGTGACCTGGCCGACCTGGCACGCCAGGAAGACACCGAACGCGAACACCTCGCCCGCGCCGACCTTGAATACGCCCGCGCGGCGGAGCTGGCCGAGCTGCAGCACGAGCGCCTGGATGCGGCCATGGAAGTACTGGACGAGCGCGACCAGGCGCTGCGCAACACCCGCGCACTGGAACAGGCCACCGCGCGCGAACTGCAGGAAGCGCGCTTCTCGGAGCGCGAGTGTGCCGGCAAGCTGGAAGACATCGCCCGCAACCTGCAGCTGGCCGGCGAACAGCTCGAACGCATCCGCGCCGAACTCGACTCCCGCCGCCAGGAACTGGACGCCACCGACGCAAGCCGCAGCCACGACGCGCTGCAGGAAGCGCTGGCCCTGCGCGCGAGCCGCGAAGCGGCGCTCACCGCCCGGCGCGACGCGCTGGAAGGCGCCGCCGCGCAACTCAAGCAGCTCGAGGAGATGCGCCTGCGCACCGAGCAGGAAACCGCCCCGGTGCGCGACAAGGTCGCTGAGCTGCGCCTGGCGGTGCAGGCCGCGGAACTGGCCACCGCGCAGTTCGACGAACGCCTCACCGAAGCCGGCGCGGACGAAGCGGCGCTTACCCCGCTGCTCACCGCGGACCTGCGCGAAACCGCGCTGCAGCGCGAAGTCGGCCGCCTCGCGCGCGAGATCGCCGAGCTGGGCGCGGTCAACCTGGCCGCGCTGGACGAACTGAAGAGCGCGGAAGAGCGCAAGGGCTACCTCGACGCCCAGGCCGAGGACCTCAACCAGGCCATCGACACCCTGGAAGACGCCATCCGCCGCATCGACCGCGAAACCCGCGAACAGCTGCAAGAAACCTACAACACGGTCAATGGCCACTTCGGCACGCTGTTCCCGCAGCTTTTCGGCGGAGGCCAGGCGAGGCTGGAGCTGACCGGCGAGGAGATCCTCGACGCCGGCATCCAGATCGTCGCCCAGCCGCCGGGCAAGAAGAACAGCTCCATCCACCTGCTCTCGGGCGGCGAGAAGGCGCTCACCGCGATCGCGCTGGTGTTCTCGATGTTCCAGCTCAACCCCGCGCCCTTCTGCATGCTTGACGAGGTGGACGCCCCATTGGACGATACCAACACCGAACGCTACGGGCGCATGGTAAAACGCATGTCATCGCAGACGCAGTTCATCTTCATCACCCACAGCAAGATCACCATGGAGATCGCCCAGCAACTGGTGGGCGTGACCATGCAGGAGCAGGGCGCCTCGCGGGTGGTCGAGGTGGACATCGAAGAAGCGCTGCGCCTGGCCGAATCGGTCACAGCCTGAAACAAGAACGCGGTCACGAATGATGTAGAAGGAGGACCCGCCCGGACGGCCTCCAACACAGGAAGGAACATGGATAGCGAACTGCAGATCGGACTGATTGGCGCCGGCGCCGCCCTGGTGGTGCTGATCGTCGCCTACAACAAGTGGCAGGAACGCAAGCACCGCCGACACGCGGAACAGGCCTTCAAGTCCGAGCACCGCGACGTGCTGCTCGAACCGCGGGAAGGCGGCGAGCCCGCCGAGCGCCTGGAGCCGAGCTTCGACGACCCCGCGCCCGACACCGAGGTCCCCGCAACCGAGGCCCCGCCGCAGGAGCGCCGCCCGGTCAGCGAATCCACCCAGCGGCGCGGCACGCCGGATGCGCCCGAAACGCTCGACCCGCGCGCCGACTGCATCGTGCGCATCGAATCCATCGAACCGCTGGAAGTCCCGCGCCTGTGGACGGCCCAGCGCGAGCAACTGGAAGGCCTGAGCAAACCGCTGCAGTGGTTCGCGTTCGATGACGGCGACAACGTCTGGCGACCGCTCACTGCGCACAGCGCCGGCGCCTACCACTGGTTCTGCGTCGCCATGCAGATGGTCGACCGCCGCGGCCCGATCGGCGAGGCCGAGTTCGCCCGCTTCTCCGAAGGCGTGCAGCAGGTCGCCGAGCAGTTCCTCGCGGTGCCCGCCGGCCTGCCGGCGCGCGCCGACACCCTGTCCGCGGCCACTGAGCTGGACCGCTTCTGCGCCGAGGTGGACGTGCAGATCGGCATCAACGTGATCAGCGGCGGCCAGCCCTTCGCCGGCACCAAGCTGCGCGGCCTGGCCGAAGCGCAGGGCATGGTGCT
Encoded proteins:
- a CDS encoding cell division protein ZipA C-terminal FtsZ-binding domain-containing protein, with the translated sequence MDSELQIGLIGAGAALVVLIVAYNKWQERKHRRHAEQAFKSEHRDVLLEPREGGEPAERLEPSFDDPAPDTEVPATEAPPQERRPVSESTQRRGTPDAPETLDPRADCIVRIESIEPLEVPRLWTAQREQLEGLSKPLQWFAFDDGDNVWRPLTAHSAGAYHWFCVAMQMVDRRGPIGEAEFARFSEGVQQVAEQFLAVPAGLPARADTLSAATELDRFCAEVDVQIGINVISGGQPFAGTKLRGLAEAQGMVLSDDGSFHARDDDGNTLYMLGNLEPSLFTAENLRSMQTNGITLVIDVPRVANGVQAFDRMMQLANQLAEALHGSVVDDNRHPLGAEAAAMIRSQIAQFHERMAGSAIPAGSPLARRLFAA